In the genome of Conger conger chromosome 8, fConCon1.1, whole genome shotgun sequence, one region contains:
- the mfsd8 gene encoding major facilitator superfamily domain-containing protein 8 isoform X2, whose translation MALSAKVLLIVQVDKSSSASFLGWVVAAYSLGQMVASPLFGLWSNHRPRKEPLMCSILINVAANILYAYVTLPPSHNKYYMLMARTFVGFGAGNVAVVRSYVAGATSLSERTGAMANMSACQALGFIMGPALQAGLSFIGETGLWLKVLDLKLNMYTAPALLAACFGVINILLVLIVLREHRVDDHGRHMNTINYTSEEQVDVAPSMEGNIDLVAVVTSNILFFVVLFIFAVFETISTPLSMDMFAWTRRQAVLYNGIILACIGFESILVFLVVKLISKMVGDRPVLLGGFAIIFCGFFVLFPWGNQYPKIQWSDLQNGSTHGLQRISSSANSTLEPTGCPAVQTWCQFTPAVQLAQYITADVLIGVGYPACNVMSYTLYSKILGPKPQGMYMGWLTASGSAARALGPVFVSQVYTLLGPRWTFSLICGAVLAALILLSATYQRLIAFSVRHGRIQENSHSGAETPPTSFMRK comes from the exons ATGGCCCTTTCTGCAAAAG TTCTGTTAATTGTCCAGGTAGACAAAAGTTCCAGCGCCAGCTTTCTGGGTTGGGTGGTTGCTGCCTACAGCCTCGGGCAGATGGTGGCATCTCCACTCTTCGGTCTGTGGTCCAATCACAGGCCTCGAAAGGAGCCGCTGATGTGCTCCATCCTTATCAATGTCGCAGCAAACATTCTGTATGCCTACGTGACCCTGCCACCCTCACACAACAAGTACTACATGCTAATGGCTCGAACATTTGTTGGATTTGGTGCAG GAAATGTGGCTGTTGTCAGATCCTATGTTGCTGGTGCAACATCGCTAAGTGAGAGGACAGGAGCAATGGCCAACATGAGTGCCTGTCAGGCCCTGGGCTTCATAATGGGTCCAG CTCTGCAAGCTGGTTTGTCCTTCATCGGTGAGACTGGCTTGTGGCTTAAGGTGTTGGACCTGAAGCTGAACATGTACACGGCCCCCGCATTGCTGGCTGCCTGCTTCGGGGTCATTAACATCCTCTTGGTTCTCATAGTGTTGAG GGAGCATCGTGTGGATGACCATGGCAGACACATGAACACAATCAATTACACTTCAGAAG AACAAGTGGACGTGGCACCAAGCATGGAGGGCAACATCGACCTAGTCGCTGTCGTCACATCCAACATTCTTTTCTTTGTTGTCCTATTCATTTTTGCTGTCTTTGAGAC GATATCCACACCCCTTTCTATGGACATGTTCGCCTGGACCCGCAGGCAGGCGGTGCTTTACAATGGCATCATACTGGCCTGCATCGGTTTTGAGTCCATCCTGGTGTTCCTAGTGGTGAAGCTCATATCAAAAAT GGTGGGGGATCGTCCAGTCCTGCTGGGGGGTTTTGCCATCATCTTCTGTGGATTCTTTGTCCTCTTTCCCTGGGGAAACCAGTACCCCAAAATCCAGTGGTCAG ACCTCCAGAACGGCTCCACGCATGGGCTGCAGAGAATCTCCTCATCTGCCAACTCCACCCTGGAGCCCACAGGCTGCCCTGCTGTGCAGACATGGTGCCAGTTCACCCCTGCCGTCCAGCTGGCCCAGTACATCACTGCCGATGTCCTGATAGGGGTGGGATATCCAGCCTGCAATGTCATGTCTTACACTCTGTACTCCAAAATCCTGGGACCCAAACCTCAG GGCATGTACATGGGCTGGCTGACTGCATCAGGCAGTGCGGCAAGGGCACTAGGTCCTGTGTTTGTCTCTCAGGTATACACCCTTCTGGGCCCGCGCTGGACCTTCAGCCTGATTTGTGGTGCAGTGCTTGCAGCCCTCATCCTTCTGTCCGCTACATACCAGCGTCTCATTGCCTTCTCAGTGCGCCATGGCCGCATACAGGAAAACTCCCATTCAGGCGCTGAAACTCCTCCCACATCCTTCATGCGAAAGTAG
- the mfsd8 gene encoding major facilitator superfamily domain-containing protein 8 isoform X1 codes for MPQLQESEESTPLLKGDLGSDEAPETALQCRSRWRSIRVMYFTMFLSSVGFTIVITSIWPFLQKVDKSSSASFLGWVVAAYSLGQMVASPLFGLWSNHRPRKEPLMCSILINVAANILYAYVTLPPSHNKYYMLMARTFVGFGAGNVAVVRSYVAGATSLSERTGAMANMSACQALGFIMGPALQAGLSFIGETGLWLKVLDLKLNMYTAPALLAACFGVINILLVLIVLREHRVDDHGRHMNTINYTSEEQVDVAPSMEGNIDLVAVVTSNILFFVVLFIFAVFETISTPLSMDMFAWTRRQAVLYNGIILACIGFESILVFLVVKLISKMVGDRPVLLGGFAIIFCGFFVLFPWGNQYPKIQWSDLQNGSTHGLQRISSSANSTLEPTGCPAVQTWCQFTPAVQLAQYITADVLIGVGYPACNVMSYTLYSKILGPKPQGMYMGWLTASGSAARALGPVFVSQVYTLLGPRWTFSLICGAVLAALILLSATYQRLIAFSVRHGRIQENSHSGAETPPTSFMRK; via the exons GTTTCACCATTGTGATCACATCAATATGGCCCTTTCTGCAAAAG GTAGACAAAAGTTCCAGCGCCAGCTTTCTGGGTTGGGTGGTTGCTGCCTACAGCCTCGGGCAGATGGTGGCATCTCCACTCTTCGGTCTGTGGTCCAATCACAGGCCTCGAAAGGAGCCGCTGATGTGCTCCATCCTTATCAATGTCGCAGCAAACATTCTGTATGCCTACGTGACCCTGCCACCCTCACACAACAAGTACTACATGCTAATGGCTCGAACATTTGTTGGATTTGGTGCAG GAAATGTGGCTGTTGTCAGATCCTATGTTGCTGGTGCAACATCGCTAAGTGAGAGGACAGGAGCAATGGCCAACATGAGTGCCTGTCAGGCCCTGGGCTTCATAATGGGTCCAG CTCTGCAAGCTGGTTTGTCCTTCATCGGTGAGACTGGCTTGTGGCTTAAGGTGTTGGACCTGAAGCTGAACATGTACACGGCCCCCGCATTGCTGGCTGCCTGCTTCGGGGTCATTAACATCCTCTTGGTTCTCATAGTGTTGAG GGAGCATCGTGTGGATGACCATGGCAGACACATGAACACAATCAATTACACTTCAGAAG AACAAGTGGACGTGGCACCAAGCATGGAGGGCAACATCGACCTAGTCGCTGTCGTCACATCCAACATTCTTTTCTTTGTTGTCCTATTCATTTTTGCTGTCTTTGAGAC GATATCCACACCCCTTTCTATGGACATGTTCGCCTGGACCCGCAGGCAGGCGGTGCTTTACAATGGCATCATACTGGCCTGCATCGGTTTTGAGTCCATCCTGGTGTTCCTAGTGGTGAAGCTCATATCAAAAAT GGTGGGGGATCGTCCAGTCCTGCTGGGGGGTTTTGCCATCATCTTCTGTGGATTCTTTGTCCTCTTTCCCTGGGGAAACCAGTACCCCAAAATCCAGTGGTCAG ACCTCCAGAACGGCTCCACGCATGGGCTGCAGAGAATCTCCTCATCTGCCAACTCCACCCTGGAGCCCACAGGCTGCCCTGCTGTGCAGACATGGTGCCAGTTCACCCCTGCCGTCCAGCTGGCCCAGTACATCACTGCCGATGTCCTGATAGGGGTGGGATATCCAGCCTGCAATGTCATGTCTTACACTCTGTACTCCAAAATCCTGGGACCCAAACCTCAG GGCATGTACATGGGCTGGCTGACTGCATCAGGCAGTGCGGCAAGGGCACTAGGTCCTGTGTTTGTCTCTCAGGTATACACCCTTCTGGGCCCGCGCTGGACCTTCAGCCTGATTTGTGGTGCAGTGCTTGCAGCCCTCATCCTTCTGTCCGCTACATACCAGCGTCTCATTGCCTTCTCAGTGCGCCATGGCCGCATACAGGAAAACTCCCATTCAGGCGCTGAAACTCCTCCCACATCCTTCATGCGAAAGTAG